The proteins below are encoded in one region of Tiliqua scincoides isolate rTilSci1 chromosome 7, rTilSci1.hap2, whole genome shotgun sequence:
- the TOMM22 gene encoding mitochondrial import receptor subunit TOM22 homolog, protein MASAATPLSPEELLLAKAGAGKAEELEEELEEDDEELDETLAERLWGLTEMFPEGVRSAAGATFDLSLSVAQKMYRFSRAALWIGTTSFMILVLPVVFETEKLQMEQQQQMQQRQILLGPNTGLSGGMPGALPSLPGKI, encoded by the exons ATGGCGTCCGCCGCGACGCCCCtctctcccgaggagctgctgctggccaaggCCGGCGCCGGCAAGGCcgaggagctggaggaggagctcGAGGAGGACGACGAGGAG CTGGATGAAACGTTGGCAGAGAGGCTCTGGGGTTTGACAGAGATGTTTCCTGAAGGCGTCCGGTCTGCAGCTGGAGCAACCTTTGATTTATCTCTTTCTGTAGCCCAGAAAATGTACAG ATTCTCCAGGGCAGCTCTGTGGATTGGGACCACTTCCTTTATGATCCTAGTTCTTCCTGTTGTTTTTGAAACTGAGAAACTGcagatggagcagcagcagcaaatgcaaCAACGGCAG ATTCTATTGGGACCCAACACAGGACTATCTGGTGGGATGCCAGGTGCCCTGCCTTCTCTTCCTGGAAAAATCTAG